Below is a genomic region from Methanococcus vannielii SB.
TAATTTCCAGAGTATAACACGATAATTCGCATTTAAACCACCTGTTAACCATTATTTCATTATTTTTTTGAAATTATATTCAGGTACAATATATTGCTTAATTCCCCAATTTTTTCAGGCGCTAATTTAAAAACCCGCTCTGAAAAGTCAAAATCAAGTTTAATGTTTTCTAAAATTTCTTTTAAACGTTCTCGTTCAATATTCATTTCATGACTTGAATCAATTAAAGCACGTTTTACAGTTCTATTTCTATGCTGGAATATTGCATTTAAAACGTTTCTAAAAAATTCTTCATTTTCAATATGGAATAAAGGTTCCCGCTTAGTTAGTTTTACAATTGCAGAATTTACGTCCGGTTTTGGTGAAAAAGCAGTGGGTGGAACCTTACAAATAAATTCAACATCGGAGTTATACTGTATAGAAACACTTAATCTACTATATTCATCTGTATCGGGTTTTCCAATCATTCTTTTCGCAAATTCGTACTGATACATTAAAACTGCAACGTCAAAGTCATTTTCTAAAAACTTAAAAGTTATTGGCGAAGAAATTTGATATGGTAGATTTGCAACGATTTTATTAAATCCAAGTTCTTTTAAATCAACTTTTAGAGCATCATTCCAAATTACTTTAACATTTTTAAATTCAGACATTATCTGGTTTGCAAAAGGTTCAAGTCGCATATCCAATTCAATTACGTATACAAATTTTGCTAGTTTAGCAAGTTCTTTTGTAAGAGCCCCTTCTCCAAGACCTACTTCTAAAACAATATCGTTTTCAGTTATATCCGCACTTTTAATCGCTTTTTTAACAAAATTTTTATCTTTTAAAAAACACTGCCCTAATTTTTTAGATTGCTTCATTATTTCACTTATTATATAATTACTACTTGTTTAGAGATTTTTTTTGCCTTTTCAATGAAATTTATGGCGTTCATGTGTGGAAAAAGGTCGATAAAACACACGTCACAAGTAACATCCAGTTCTAAAAAATCTGAATGTATAATTTCAACTTTATCAAACACATCATCACCAAAGTTTAATTTCAAATTATATATAACATCGTCTAACGCATTTTTGTTAATATCTGAAAAAATTACCTTTTCTGCACCTTTTTTTAATGCTGCCATTCCAAGAGTTCCAGAACCACAAAAACCATCGAGTACAACCTTTTCCTTCAAATTTAAACTGTCAACTTTTGCAATTTTCGGGTTAAATAGCCTTGGAAATTCAATATGGACTTTTGACTGGTTTTTACATACCATTACACAGTTTGAAATGGATTTCAAGATAAATACATCACATCTAAAGTCATTTCCAGCTAATAGTTCGTTTACCTCGTTAGAATTGTCTGAAATTTCGAAATTATCTCTTGATTGTTTTGAAATAACGCCTTTAACTTCAGGTATTTTTATAATTTCTTCTGCACATTTTCTTGAGACATTATTCATGATAATTAGTTCATTTTCTAAAAGCGATGGAAGGTATTTTAAAGGATAACCAATTTCAATAAGCGGAGTTCCTGCATCTTTTAAACAAATACTATCAGTATTTTTTTCAATTTCCCCAAAATCCATCATTACGTTTAAAATATCAATCATTACATCATCAATTTGGACTTTTCCACATACACATTTTCTTTTTCGGTTGACTAATTCCAATTCGTTTAGTGGCTTATTTTTAAAAATTGGAGTATTGCAGTCATTACATGGCCTATAGTGGTTTAATTTTTCAATAACTTCTCTTCTTGATATCACTAAAACCCCCC
It encodes:
- a CDS encoding RsmD family RNA methyltransferase produces the protein MISRREVIEKLNHYRPCNDCNTPIFKNKPLNELELVNRKRKCVCGKVQIDDVMIDILNVMMDFGEIEKNTDSICLKDAGTPLIEIGYPLKYLPSLLENELIIMNNVSRKCAEEIIKIPEVKGVISKQSRDNFEISDNSNEVNELLAGNDFRCDVFILKSISNCVMVCKNQSKVHIEFPRLFNPKIAKVDSLNLKEKVVLDGFCGSGTLGMAALKKGAEKVIFSDINKNALDDVIYNLKLNFGDDVFDKVEIIHSDFLELDVTCDVCFIDLFPHMNAINFIEKAKKISKQVVII
- the rsmA gene encoding 16S rRNA (adenine(1518)-N(6)/adenine(1519)-N(6))-dimethyltransferase RsmA gives rise to the protein MKQSKKLGQCFLKDKNFVKKAIKSADITENDIVLEVGLGEGALTKELAKLAKFVYVIELDMRLEPFANQIMSEFKNVKVIWNDALKVDLKELGFNKIVANLPYQISSPITFKFLENDFDVAVLMYQYEFAKRMIGKPDTDEYSRLSVSIQYNSDVEFICKVPPTAFSPKPDVNSAIVKLTKREPLFHIENEEFFRNVLNAIFQHRNRTVKRALIDSSHEMNIERERLKEILENIKLDFDFSERVFKLAPEKIGELSNILYLNIISKK